The following are encoded in a window of Salinibacter ruber DSM 13855 genomic DNA:
- the rpmG gene encoding 50S ribosomal protein L33 has translation MATGDRVQVILECTEEPGTSRYHTTKNRKNTSDRLELMKYNPVLQKHTLHREKK, from the coding sequence ATGGCCACAGGTGATCGCGTTCAGGTCATACTCGAGTGCACGGAGGAGCCGGGAACGTCGCGCTACCACACGACGAAGAACCGGAAGAACACCTCCGACCGGCTCGAGCTCATGAAGTACAACCCCGTCCTTCAGAAGCATACCCTTCACCGAGAGAAGAAATAA
- the dnaB gene encoding replicative DNA helicase: MAENDDSQRFNIDESSQSSYPLEKMRGGTGEQQREQAQAVHEQSGRVPPQAVDVEKSVLGAMLIEREAIPQAIEILPSDAFYESKHQSIYGCIQDLFERGNPVDLVTLTEELRRRDKLEEIGGAYYLTELTTQVASAANVEYHARIIAEKSLLRRMIETMTTVVQKAYDPGADAFELLDEAESKIFQISDNQLRKAAAPMNEVVKDTLERLETIHGQDGGITGVPSGFPKLDDLTSGWQDSDLIIIAARPSMGKCLGKGTPVMMYDGRTKPVEKVEVGDRLMGDDGSPRTVQSLARGREQMYWVRQKRGMDYRVNESHILSLKKSRREGARDRGSIADISVRDYLDQSDKWKDDNKGFKVAAEFPDQPVPLDPYFLGLWLGDGKSDNARIYTTDEEVITGLQEIAEKRGDTISVSDEHRRCPAYLVKSGDRGGAMATRESVQGALRALGVLGDKHIPHLYLGNSRGKRLRLLAGLIDSDGHLNDGHGGTYEITQSSEQLARDIKFLCDTLGYRTSLTQKTARISSTGYESEVHRVRFNGNVDEIPVRVERKKASPWTDVRDWRMTGIDVEPDGVGDYFGFTLDGNGRFLLGDGTVTHNTAFALASAQNAATHPERSTGVAIFSLEMGAQQLAQRMLTSEARVDAHRARTGRMKDDDWQRLARAAGALSDADIYIDDTPGLSVLELRAKCRRLKAEHELGLVVVDYLQLMQASGANLRSGANREQEIAHISRSLKGLAKELDIPVIALSQLNRAVENRGGDKRPQLSDLRESGSIEQDADVVSFIYRAERYGITVDEQGNSTEGIAEIIVGKQRNGPIGSVELAFVDQYARFEPLTTQYDNPGGGPPQGDGSAPMPPDGNAGGGGGNSFEDDAPF; the protein is encoded by the coding sequence ATGGCTGAAAACGACGACTCCCAGCGGTTCAATATTGACGAGTCGTCCCAGTCGTCCTACCCCCTCGAAAAGATGCGAGGCGGCACGGGCGAGCAGCAGCGCGAGCAGGCACAGGCGGTCCACGAGCAGTCGGGGCGCGTCCCGCCGCAGGCCGTCGACGTGGAGAAGTCCGTCCTCGGCGCCATGCTCATCGAGCGGGAGGCCATTCCGCAGGCCATCGAGATCCTTCCGTCGGATGCCTTCTACGAGAGCAAGCACCAGAGCATCTACGGCTGCATCCAGGACCTCTTCGAGCGGGGCAACCCCGTCGACCTCGTCACCCTCACCGAGGAGCTGCGGCGCCGCGACAAGCTGGAGGAGATTGGGGGGGCCTACTACCTGACCGAGCTCACCACGCAGGTCGCCTCCGCGGCGAACGTGGAGTACCACGCCCGCATCATCGCGGAGAAGTCGCTGCTCCGCCGCATGATCGAGACGATGACGACGGTCGTGCAGAAGGCCTACGACCCGGGGGCCGATGCCTTCGAGCTGCTCGACGAGGCGGAGAGCAAGATCTTTCAGATCTCGGACAACCAGCTCCGCAAGGCCGCCGCCCCGATGAACGAGGTGGTGAAAGATACCCTGGAGCGTCTCGAGACCATCCACGGCCAGGACGGCGGCATTACGGGCGTGCCCAGCGGCTTTCCCAAGCTCGACGACCTCACGAGCGGCTGGCAGGACTCCGACCTCATCATCATCGCCGCGCGGCCCTCCATGGGAAAGTGCCTGGGGAAAGGCACACCGGTGATGATGTACGACGGACGCACCAAGCCCGTAGAGAAGGTGGAAGTCGGTGATCGGCTCATGGGGGACGACGGGTCACCGCGGACCGTGCAGTCTCTTGCTCGTGGCCGAGAACAAATGTACTGGGTTCGGCAGAAACGGGGAATGGACTACCGCGTGAACGAGAGTCATATTCTATCGCTCAAGAAGAGCCGTCGAGAGGGGGCGCGCGACCGGGGGTCGATTGCCGATATCTCAGTCCGCGACTACCTCGACCAGTCCGACAAGTGGAAGGACGACAATAAGGGGTTCAAGGTCGCCGCGGAGTTTCCCGATCAGCCCGTTCCCCTCGATCCGTATTTCCTGGGTCTCTGGCTCGGAGACGGGAAGTCGGACAACGCCCGCATCTACACCACTGACGAGGAGGTCATCACGGGACTTCAGGAGATTGCCGAAAAGCGCGGGGATACGATCAGCGTCTCGGACGAGCACCGCCGCTGCCCCGCCTACCTTGTGAAGAGTGGAGATCGAGGCGGAGCGATGGCCACCCGTGAATCTGTACAGGGCGCCCTGCGTGCGCTGGGCGTTCTGGGCGACAAGCACATTCCTCACCTCTACCTCGGCAATTCTCGCGGGAAGCGGCTTCGTCTTCTGGCCGGTCTCATCGACAGCGACGGCCACCTCAACGACGGGCACGGAGGCACCTACGAGATTACACAGTCGAGCGAACAGCTTGCCCGGGACATCAAGTTTCTGTGCGACACGCTCGGCTACCGAACCTCTCTGACGCAGAAAACGGCACGAATCAGCTCCACCGGGTACGAGTCCGAGGTGCACCGCGTCCGTTTCAATGGAAATGTAGATGAGATTCCCGTCCGGGTCGAGCGGAAAAAAGCCTCGCCGTGGACTGACGTTCGGGACTGGCGGATGACGGGAATCGACGTGGAGCCCGATGGAGTGGGGGACTATTTTGGGTTTACCCTTGACGGAAACGGCCGGTTTTTACTCGGGGATGGGACCGTCACTCACAACACTGCCTTCGCGCTCGCGTCGGCCCAGAACGCCGCCACGCACCCGGAGCGCTCGACGGGCGTGGCGATCTTTTCGCTGGAGATGGGCGCGCAGCAACTCGCCCAGCGCATGCTCACCTCCGAGGCCCGCGTGGACGCCCACCGGGCCCGCACGGGCCGCATGAAGGACGACGACTGGCAACGCCTGGCCCGGGCGGCCGGCGCCCTCAGCGACGCGGACATCTACATCGACGACACGCCGGGGCTCAGCGTGCTGGAGCTCCGCGCCAAGTGCCGCCGCCTGAAGGCCGAGCACGAGCTCGGGCTCGTGGTGGTCGACTACCTGCAGCTCATGCAGGCCTCCGGCGCCAACCTGCGCAGCGGGGCCAACCGCGAGCAGGAAATTGCCCACATCTCCCGCTCGCTCAAAGGCCTGGCCAAGGAGCTCGACATTCCCGTCATCGCCCTCTCTCAGCTCAACCGGGCCGTCGAGAATCGGGGCGGCGACAAGCGCCCCCAGCTTTCGGACCTCCGCGAGTCGGGCTCGATCGAGCAGGACGCCGACGTGGTCTCGTTCATCTACCGGGCCGAGCGCTACGGCATCACGGTCGACGAGCAGGGCAACTCCACCGAGGGCATCGCCGAGATCATCGTGGGCAAGCAGCGCAACGGCCCCATCGGCTCCGTCGAGCTGGCGTTCGTCGACCAGTACGCCCGCTTCGAGCCCCTCACCACGCAGTACGACAACCCCGGGGGCGGCCCGCCTCAGGGCGACGGCTCCGCCCCCATGCCCCCCGACGGGAACGCGGGCGGGGGCGGGGGCAACTCCTTCGAGGACGACGCACCCTTCTAG
- the ychF gene encoding redox-regulated ATPase YchF codes for MSLQCGLVGLPNVGKSTIFNALSSAGAEADNYPFCTVDPNVGVVPVPDDRLPRVAELAGSPETIPTSIEFVDIAGLVEGAAEGEGLGNQFLAQIREVDAIIHVVRCFEDEEVAHVAGSVDPTRDVEVINTELLLKDLETVEKRLDTVKTAAKKGDQEAAEELEVFERLHDHLSEGAWARSFEAGAAERPLVDELFLVTDKPVLYVANVGENDLPDGNAYVDQLRPIAQNEGTRVVVTSAELEAQLTELDPEERQLFLDDSGLQRAGLERLIHAAYDVLDLITFFTADEKGAYAWAIEEGTRAPQAAGEVHSDFEQGFIKAETIHFSDFDEAGSEAAAREAGLLRTEGKDYVVEDGDVMEFRFNV; via the coding sequence ATGTCTCTTCAGTGCGGCCTCGTCGGCCTCCCCAATGTCGGCAAGTCGACCATCTTCAATGCGCTGAGCAGTGCCGGGGCCGAGGCCGACAACTACCCCTTCTGTACGGTCGACCCGAACGTGGGGGTCGTGCCGGTTCCCGACGACCGGCTCCCCCGCGTTGCCGAACTGGCCGGGTCGCCGGAGACGATCCCCACCAGCATCGAGTTCGTCGACATCGCCGGACTCGTGGAGGGGGCGGCCGAGGGCGAAGGGCTGGGCAACCAGTTTCTCGCCCAAATCCGGGAGGTCGACGCCATTATTCACGTCGTGCGCTGCTTCGAGGACGAGGAGGTGGCCCACGTGGCCGGCTCCGTGGATCCGACGCGGGACGTGGAGGTCATCAACACAGAGCTCCTGCTGAAAGACCTGGAGACGGTCGAGAAGCGGCTGGACACGGTGAAGACGGCCGCGAAGAAGGGGGACCAGGAGGCCGCCGAAGAGCTGGAGGTGTTCGAACGGCTCCACGATCACCTGAGTGAGGGCGCGTGGGCCCGCTCGTTCGAGGCGGGAGCGGCCGAGCGGCCCCTCGTTGACGAATTGTTTTTGGTGACCGACAAGCCGGTCCTGTACGTTGCGAACGTGGGCGAGAACGATCTGCCCGACGGGAACGCGTACGTCGATCAGCTCCGGCCCATCGCCCAGAATGAAGGGACCCGCGTCGTCGTCACGTCGGCGGAGCTGGAGGCCCAACTGACCGAGCTTGATCCCGAGGAGCGTCAGCTGTTCCTGGACGATTCGGGACTGCAACGTGCCGGCCTCGAACGGCTTATCCACGCCGCGTACGATGTGCTGGATCTCATCACCTTCTTTACGGCCGACGAGAAGGGGGCGTACGCCTGGGCCATCGAGGAGGGGACCCGTGCCCCGCAGGCCGCCGGGGAGGTCCACAGCGACTTCGAGCAGGGGTTCATCAAGGCCGAGACGATTCACTTCTCGGACTTCGATGAGGCTGGCTCCGAGGCTGCCGCCCGTGAGGCGGGGCTCCTTCGGACCGAGGGGAAGGACTACGTGGTGGAGGACGGGGACGTGATGGAGTTCCGGTTCAACGTGTAG
- the rpmB gene encoding 50S ribosomal protein L28, whose product MARKDDVTGEGPVTGNSVSDSNQKTNRRFKRNLHEKRFYIPSEDRHVKLKVSSKTLKTINKKGIQAVLEEARKQGYDV is encoded by the coding sequence ATGGCTCGCAAAGATGACGTCACGGGCGAGGGGCCGGTGACGGGAAACAGCGTCTCCGACTCCAACCAGAAGACCAACCGCCGCTTCAAGCGCAACCTGCACGAAAAGCGGTTTTACATTCCCTCCGAGGACCGTCACGTGAAGCTGAAGGTGTCCTCGAAAACCCTGAAGACCATCAACAAGAAGGGCATCCAGGCGGTTTTGGAGGAGGCCCGCAAGCAGGGCTACGACGTGTAG
- a CDS encoding DNA internalization-related competence protein ComEC/Rec2 has translation MDPDSSVHWGAYPALYVAVAFALGVFGNSVFEGIPFSLWLGGAGAGLALFAGMQWWDRTRLVTLAPLGRVLAAIVVVGCAGGARHSIHQGPSPRGLAPAAEASDDAVAVQGIVENAPERTDEATQFVLAVNTLFGARDTAAVEGRVRVTLKPSPWANTVPSFPRLRQGDVTRLRGSLRRPPGLRNPGGFDYAAYLSRRGICCTLYVDAPDRVAVLGDRRGRVQNALVFLRAHVRRQVDRYVPSTGGRAVLRALLLGDRSRITDAQRARFAKTGLMHLLAVSGLHVFLVGMVLYALLRPFLLRLRLRWRTAEVVRAALTITVLVFYMLLTGGRPSVVRAVIMATLFIGGIFFQRSAHSLNTLGVAALGLLAVRPPMLFDVGFQLSMAAVSGIVTLNPRFLEMVPDRYRTSEALDWVLSTGTTSAAAILGTAPVLLYHFGWVSVAGLLLNMVGIPCTGLALTSAIATVAVGGLWPTAAASFGSAADVFLQGLLATSRYGAAWFSWAGIRMATPDLWELTALGAGLIAVAQWPRPRLRWRWIVIGGLFMTASVWGPVVGGGTAPTLDIVFFDVGQGDAALLKTPSDHHVLIDAGPRSPSGATAEFAVLPFLRRWGIRRLDLVVVSHSDEDHLGGLPTLLQAVRVDRVVHNGCSVDTDLYSQTRRLLRRNGVSRQAAHRGDTLQMDSSIRTEVLSPPGRSTLATENYGDVNILLPGDIEKAIEQNLVRTYGEKLLGHVVKVPHHGSETSSRPSFVRSASDSTQTHAVVSVGHSSRYGMPDARVIRRWRREARQVHSTADRGAVWMRTDGEEVWRLQWQ, from the coding sequence ATGGATCCTGACTCATCGGTTCACTGGGGCGCCTATCCGGCCCTTTACGTGGCGGTCGCCTTCGCGCTCGGGGTCTTCGGGAATTCGGTGTTCGAAGGGATCCCTTTTTCCCTTTGGCTGGGCGGCGCCGGGGCTGGACTTGCGCTGTTTGCAGGGATGCAGTGGTGGGATCGGACTCGGCTCGTTACCCTTGCGCCCCTTGGGCGGGTGCTGGCCGCTATCGTGGTGGTGGGGTGTGCCGGCGGGGCCCGTCATAGCATCCATCAGGGGCCGTCGCCCCGAGGGCTCGCCCCGGCGGCCGAGGCGAGCGACGATGCCGTGGCCGTGCAGGGCATTGTCGAAAATGCGCCGGAGCGGACCGACGAGGCGACCCAATTCGTGTTGGCGGTGAACACTCTTTTTGGGGCCCGGGATACGGCCGCGGTGGAGGGACGAGTGCGCGTTACGCTAAAGCCGTCCCCGTGGGCCAACACCGTCCCCTCGTTTCCCAGACTCCGTCAGGGCGACGTCACTCGGCTTCGTGGGTCGTTGCGGCGTCCCCCGGGCCTCCGGAACCCTGGAGGGTTCGATTATGCCGCGTACCTATCCCGGCGAGGCATCTGTTGCACCCTGTACGTCGACGCCCCCGACCGCGTCGCCGTACTTGGGGATCGGCGGGGACGGGTGCAGAATGCACTCGTCTTCCTGCGGGCGCACGTCCGCCGTCAGGTGGACCGGTACGTACCGAGCACTGGGGGACGGGCGGTGTTGCGGGCCCTGTTGCTGGGGGATCGGAGTCGCATCACCGATGCCCAGCGGGCTCGTTTTGCAAAGACGGGCCTTATGCATCTTCTCGCGGTATCGGGCCTGCATGTCTTCCTGGTCGGGATGGTGCTGTACGCATTGCTTCGCCCGTTTTTGCTGCGCCTGCGGCTGCGGTGGCGCACAGCGGAAGTTGTGCGGGCCGCACTCACGATCACGGTGCTGGTCTTCTACATGTTGCTCACGGGAGGGCGGCCGTCGGTCGTGCGGGCCGTGATCATGGCGACGTTGTTCATCGGCGGCATCTTTTTCCAGCGGTCGGCCCATTCGCTCAACACCCTCGGTGTTGCGGCCCTCGGGCTGCTTGCGGTCCGGCCCCCAATGTTGTTTGACGTCGGGTTTCAGCTGTCGATGGCGGCTGTGTCGGGAATTGTGACGCTCAATCCCCGATTCCTGGAAATGGTACCGGATCGGTATCGGACATCTGAGGCCCTGGACTGGGTGCTGTCCACCGGTACGACATCGGCGGCCGCCATTCTGGGAACGGCCCCGGTCCTGCTCTATCACTTTGGGTGGGTGTCGGTCGCCGGGCTGCTCCTAAACATGGTCGGGATTCCGTGTACCGGACTGGCCCTTACGTCGGCGATCGCCACCGTGGCAGTGGGGGGACTGTGGCCCACGGCGGCCGCCTCGTTTGGCAGTGCGGCGGACGTGTTCCTGCAGGGGCTTCTTGCCACGTCCAGGTACGGAGCCGCGTGGTTCTCGTGGGCGGGCATCCGAATGGCGACGCCGGACCTATGGGAACTGACCGCTCTTGGGGCGGGACTGATTGCCGTAGCACAGTGGCCGCGGCCTCGTCTCCGATGGCGTTGGATTGTCATTGGGGGGCTTTTCATGACGGCATCCGTCTGGGGGCCCGTAGTCGGAGGCGGGACGGCGCCGACGCTCGACATCGTATTCTTCGATGTGGGGCAGGGGGATGCTGCCCTCCTCAAAACGCCCTCGGACCACCATGTGCTCATCGATGCCGGTCCTCGGTCCCCAAGTGGGGCGACTGCGGAGTTCGCGGTTCTTCCGTTTCTACGACGATGGGGGATTCGTCGGCTGGATCTCGTCGTGGTCTCTCATTCTGATGAGGATCACCTGGGGGGCCTTCCAACACTCCTACAGGCAGTACGGGTGGACCGAGTGGTTCACAACGGCTGCTCTGTGGATACGGATCTGTATAGTCAAACCCGTCGTCTCCTTCGTCGGAACGGGGTCTCCCGACAGGCCGCTCATCGAGGGGATACCCTTCAGATGGATTCGTCAATCCGGACAGAGGTTCTCAGTCCTCCCGGGCGAAGTACGCTGGCAACAGAAAACTATGGGGACGTAAACATCCTGCTGCCGGGAGATATCGAGAAGGCCATTGAACAAAATCTGGTCCGTACGTACGGAGAGAAGCTTCTAGGACACGTGGTGAAGGTCCCCCATCACGGATCGGAGACCAGCAGCCGTCCTTCGTTCGTGCGTTCCGCGTCCGATTCCACGCAGACGCATGCGGTGGTCAGTGTGGGGCACAGCTCCCGGTACGGAATGCCAGACGCTAGAGTGATCCGTAGATGGCGGCGAGAAGCACGGCAAGTTCACAGCACGGCCGACAGGGGGGCGGTGTGGATGAGGACTGACGGTGAAGAGGTATGGCGTCTGCAGTGGCAGTAA
- a CDS encoding uracil-DNA glycosylase, whose product MHDLLRELRAIVEHERALHGDLLPVPPAEDATEAAPSPSPDAPPTETDTPSHAAPDDAGSDPDMPNYDLFGNQVDPAEDPSLPPPERIEALIPDDAPYKDADTLEEVEQYFADNVLVPIDEDRENPVFGVGDPEADLVIIGEAPGRNEDEEGEPFVGRAGQLLDKILDAINFEREDVYITNILKSRPPRNRNPKSEEIDAHLPVLYKQIALLRPKIILTVGKVAGNTLLDRSSSLSNLRDQEHDFYGIPLMATYHPAALLRNSQWKRPTWEDVKLLRTRYDQLTNEG is encoded by the coding sequence ATGCACGACCTCCTCCGCGAGCTGCGGGCCATCGTCGAGCACGAACGTGCGCTCCACGGAGACCTGCTCCCCGTGCCCCCTGCGGAGGATGCGACGGAGGCCGCACCGTCTCCGTCCCCCGACGCGCCCCCCACCGAAACCGACACGCCCTCACACGCTGCCCCCGACGACGCTGGATCCGATCCCGATATGCCCAACTACGATCTGTTTGGCAACCAGGTAGACCCCGCCGAGGACCCCTCCCTGCCTCCCCCGGAGCGCATCGAGGCCCTCATCCCCGACGACGCCCCGTACAAGGACGCCGACACGCTGGAGGAGGTGGAGCAGTACTTCGCCGACAACGTGCTCGTGCCGATCGACGAGGATCGGGAAAACCCCGTCTTTGGCGTTGGGGACCCCGAGGCCGACCTCGTCATCATCGGGGAGGCGCCCGGACGCAACGAGGACGAAGAGGGCGAACCGTTCGTCGGCCGGGCCGGGCAGCTCCTCGATAAGATTCTCGACGCGATCAACTTCGAGCGGGAGGACGTCTACATCACTAACATCCTGAAAAGCCGCCCCCCTCGCAACCGCAACCCGAAGTCGGAAGAAATCGACGCGCACCTGCCGGTGCTCTACAAGCAGATCGCGCTGCTCCGTCCGAAGATCATTCTCACCGTGGGTAAGGTGGCCGGCAACACGCTTCTGGATCGGAGCTCCTCCCTCTCCAACCTGCGGGATCAGGAGCACGACTTCTACGGCATTCCCCTGATGGCGACCTACCACCCGGCCGCCCTCCTGCGTAACTCGCAGTGGAAGCGGCCCACGTGGGAGGACGTCAAGTTGCTCCGCACCCGCTACGACCAGTTGACGAACGAAGGTTGA
- a CDS encoding metallophosphoesterase family protein, translating to MGLIAVGDIHGCLESLNALLDRLNPSSDDHLLFVGDYIDRGPDSRGVIDRLLDLRESISCTFLRGNHEAMMIDYLDSGAFSLWRMNGGVSTLQSYLKGEGSEVHIPAAHAEFVRDTKLYHETDDFLFVHAGLRPDLTVEENLDQPDEEVLLWERGHLEASGLAWEKTVVCGHTPQPDPISHEKLILIDTGCVYHMKPGMGRLTAVHLPQREFIDVPYADG from the coding sequence ATGGGACTCATAGCCGTCGGCGACATCCACGGATGCCTCGAGTCGCTCAACGCCCTTCTGGATCGGCTGAACCCCTCGTCGGACGATCATCTCCTGTTCGTGGGCGACTACATCGACCGCGGCCCCGACTCGAGGGGCGTCATCGACCGGCTTTTGGACCTGCGCGAGAGCATCTCCTGCACGTTTTTGCGGGGCAACCACGAGGCGATGATGATCGACTACCTCGACTCGGGAGCCTTCAGCCTCTGGCGCATGAACGGAGGGGTCTCGACGCTCCAGAGCTACCTCAAGGGCGAGGGCTCGGAAGTCCACATCCCGGCCGCCCATGCCGAGTTTGTTCGGGACACGAAGCTGTACCACGAGACGGATGATTTCCTGTTCGTGCACGCCGGGCTGCGGCCCGATCTCACGGTGGAAGAGAATCTGGATCAGCCCGATGAGGAAGTGCTCTTGTGGGAGCGTGGGCACCTGGAGGCCTCGGGGCTGGCCTGGGAGAAAACCGTGGTCTGTGGCCACACCCCCCAGCCCGACCCCATCAGTCACGAGAAGCTGATTCTCATCGACACCGGCTGCGTCTACCACATGAAGCCGGGCATGGGGCGCCTCACGGCGGTGCACCTCCCGCAACGCGAATTTATCGATGTGCCGTACGCCGACGGATAG
- the nusB gene encoding transcription antitermination factor NusB, whose product MSSRRDAREQVMKTLYANEQTDGDAEQALHALVRVPLDEDPSTRDFAEHLFRETLKTMEEADEIIEKHADNWEIHRIAAIDRSLLRMATTELLKFEEVPPKVSVDEAIEIAKRYSTPRSGTFVNGVIDAILLDLHDQGRLNKTGRGLIGMDTIQERAGSS is encoded by the coding sequence ATGAGCTCCCGACGCGACGCCCGCGAGCAGGTCATGAAGACGCTCTACGCGAACGAGCAGACCGACGGGGACGCCGAGCAGGCCCTGCACGCCCTCGTCCGGGTTCCGCTTGACGAGGATCCCTCAACGCGCGATTTTGCGGAGCACCTCTTCCGAGAGACACTGAAGACGATGGAAGAGGCCGACGAGATTATCGAAAAGCACGCGGACAACTGGGAGATCCACCGCATCGCGGCCATCGACCGGTCCCTCCTCCGAATGGCAACCACGGAGCTGCTGAAATTCGAGGAGGTTCCGCCGAAGGTATCGGTCGACGAGGCGATTGAGATCGCCAAGCGGTACAGCACCCCTCGAAGCGGCACGTTCGTCAACGGCGTGATCGACGCCATTCTGCTCGATCTCCACGACCAGGGGCGACTCAACAAAACCGGCCGCGGCCTCATCGGAATGGATACAATTCAGGAGCGGGCCGGCTCGTCGTGA
- a CDS encoding phosphosulfolactate synthase produces the protein MTNDAFDLIGLPDRPEKPRERGLTHMLDKGLSAREVENVLNGAAHIIDVAKLGWGTAAVTKNLETKLDVYREAGIPFFFGGTLFEAYFLRDQIDDYRRLLDDLDVHHVEISAGAVAMAHEDKLDFIELFANDFTVVSEVGSKDSSDVMAPYRWVEFMQAELAAGSWKVTAESREAGTAGLFRPNGEVRTGLVDEILSRVDPHDIIFEAPNKKQQAWLIKHQGANVNLGNIHPEEVVPLETLRLGLRGDTLFEFLTPGITPHLPGGSPSGDGHS, from the coding sequence ATGACCAACGACGCGTTCGATCTGATCGGCCTTCCGGACCGTCCCGAAAAGCCGCGGGAGCGGGGGCTGACCCACATGCTGGACAAGGGCCTGTCGGCCCGAGAGGTCGAAAATGTGCTCAATGGGGCCGCCCACATCATCGACGTTGCCAAGCTCGGGTGGGGAACGGCCGCCGTCACGAAGAACCTGGAGACGAAACTGGACGTCTACCGGGAGGCCGGCATTCCCTTTTTCTTCGGCGGCACGCTCTTCGAAGCGTACTTCCTCCGGGACCAGATCGACGACTATCGCCGCCTCCTCGACGACCTGGACGTACACCACGTCGAGATTTCCGCCGGGGCCGTTGCGATGGCGCACGAGGACAAGCTGGACTTCATCGAGCTCTTCGCGAACGACTTCACCGTCGTGAGCGAGGTCGGCTCCAAGGACTCCAGCGACGTGATGGCCCCGTACCGGTGGGTTGAGTTTATGCAGGCGGAGCTGGCGGCCGGTAGCTGGAAGGTGACCGCCGAATCGCGAGAGGCCGGAACCGCCGGTCTCTTCCGCCCGAATGGCGAGGTGCGGACGGGGCTCGTTGACGAGATCTTGTCCCGGGTCGACCCCCACGACATCATCTTCGAGGCCCCCAACAAGAAGCAGCAGGCCTGGCTCATCAAACACCAGGGGGCCAACGTCAACCTCGGCAACATTCATCCCGAAGAGGTCGTCCCGCTCGAAACGCTGCGCCTGGGCCTGCGCGGGGATACGCTCTTTGAATTTCTCACACCGGGGATCACGCCCCATCTTCCCGGCGGCTCCCCTTCGGGAGACGGGCATTCCTGA
- a CDS encoding ABC transporter permease — translation MDYRFQIARRYLASRREVSLISIITGISTVGVTLGVASLIVVLSVMNGFYDVVRGVLVSLDPHVRVVSAQGEGVANVDSLLRVARETRHVTAAAPYVEGKALLMSDNTGDANRVVRVRGVEASMMKGAAPTMAMGRFDLSRNADGVPGVVLNQRLGQRAGLVPAGRTQSSTAVGLLSAPAVERTLTNIFGSPPVRRFEVRGLFQSQGTSKGQRVFVSLAEAQQLFRTEGRVTGVELRLDNLERAAGVKAALQRKLGTDRYTVQTWYDLQRSLYDVMQLEKWGASAILGLIVIVAAFNIVGSLTMVVIEKRADVGALQAMGVSRGDVRRIFLLEGALIGALGTGLGLVLGLGLAFLQQHYGLVPMAQAESFLIDAYPVSVQALDVVLIAVVSFGLCVLAALYPAVRAAAIEPARAVHLDG, via the coding sequence GTGGACTACCGGTTCCAAATCGCGCGGCGCTACCTGGCCAGCCGACGTGAGGTGTCGCTCATCTCAATCATCACCGGCATCTCGACGGTGGGGGTGACCCTCGGGGTTGCGTCGCTCATCGTGGTGCTTTCCGTGATGAACGGGTTTTACGACGTCGTGCGGGGCGTTCTCGTGTCGCTCGATCCGCACGTCCGGGTTGTGAGTGCGCAGGGAGAAGGCGTCGCCAACGTGGACTCGCTTCTCCGCGTCGCTCGCGAGACCCGGCACGTGACGGCCGCGGCGCCCTACGTGGAGGGCAAGGCCCTGCTGATGAGCGACAACACGGGCGACGCCAATCGGGTGGTGCGCGTCCGGGGGGTCGAGGCGTCCATGATGAAGGGGGCGGCCCCGACGATGGCCATGGGGCGCTTCGACCTGAGCCGGAATGCGGACGGGGTGCCGGGGGTCGTGCTGAATCAGCGACTTGGGCAGCGCGCCGGGCTCGTGCCGGCGGGCCGGACCCAGTCGAGTACCGCGGTGGGGTTGCTGTCGGCACCGGCCGTGGAGCGCACCCTCACGAACATCTTTGGCAGCCCGCCGGTGCGGCGCTTCGAGGTGCGGGGGCTCTTCCAGTCGCAGGGGACCTCGAAGGGCCAGCGCGTCTTCGTGTCGCTGGCGGAGGCGCAGCAGCTGTTTCGGACCGAGGGCCGGGTGACCGGGGTGGAGCTCCGCCTCGACAACCTGGAACGGGCCGCGGGCGTGAAGGCCGCCCTGCAGCGGAAGCTCGGGACCGACCGGTACACCGTGCAGACGTGGTACGACCTTCAGCGGTCGCTCTACGACGTGATGCAGCTGGAAAAGTGGGGCGCGTCGGCCATCCTCGGGCTCATCGTGATCGTAGCGGCCTTCAACATCGTCGGCTCCCTGACGATGGTGGTGATCGAAAAGCGGGCCGACGTGGGGGCCCTCCAGGCCATGGGCGTGTCTCGGGGAGACGTGCGTCGCATTTTCCTGCTCGAAGGGGCGCTCATCGGCGCGCTCGGAACGGGGCTGGGCCTCGTCTTGGGACTGGGGCTTGCCTTTCTGCAGCAGCACTACGGACTTGTGCCGATGGCCCAGGCCGAGTCGTTTCTCATCGACGCCTATCCGGTGTCGGTACAGGCGCTCGACGTGGTGCTCATCGCGGTCGTTTCGTTTGGGCTTTGTGTGCTGGCCGCCCTGTATCCGGCCGTTCGGGCGGCCGCCATCGAGCCGGCCCGGGCCGTGCACCTGGACGGCTGA